In Schizosaccharomyces osmophilus chromosome 2, complete sequence, the following proteins share a genomic window:
- the pgs1 gene encoding CDP-diacylglycerol-glycerol-3-phosphate3-phosphatidyltransferase Pgs1 has product MFSLPERQLFNRLETKIDAICPKFYVDAANIQVLHEPNEFYETLKNLIKSAEKRIFLSTLYIGKEENEFVNVIRQAMVAKPKLQVFILADQLRSTREFPANSSASLLTKLTEEFPERCEIKLYHTPNLRGLKKRIVPKRFNEGWGLQHMKIYGADDSLIISGANLSRDYFTNRKDRYYLFHDSNLSDFFFHVHKTFAGLSFDCLPSNRELLSTTAESLPCRFRLEWNNDVPNPLTNLTGFIKEASNRLQHLLSRSQDHTSERDYTRPLTSAYGTSVTENDQNVNKPIENNSCERTAIVYPLFQCMPVLTDQVQSTEDKVLDLLGNTIMNEKVEWTLTAGYFNVYPELRRQLLKSKGPGEAIVASQQANGFYKSKGPSHMIPPAYQYIAEKFLLDAIRMKKDINVLQWQRPGHTYHAKGFWFTYPGRPFPFLTTIGSSNYTSRSRILDLEATLVIMTQNQQLQSSFQKEHQLIRQHAKPMGSCNLEKVPLYVKALASLLRKKL; this is encoded by the exons ATGTTTTCTCTACCAGAAAGACAATTGTTTAACAGATTGGAAACCAAAATAGATGCCATTTGTCCAAAATTTTACGTTGATGCCGCGAATATTCAGGTTCTTCATGAACCGAATGAGTTTTATGAAACTCTTAAGAACTTAATAAAATCTGCAGAGAAACGGATATTCCTTTCTACGCTATACATAGGGaaagaagagaatgaaTTCGTAAATGTAATTCGACAGGCTATGGttgcaaaaccaaaattacaagtatttattttggCAGATCAATTGCGGTCAACGAGGGAATTTCCCGCTAATTCGTCTGCTTCTCTACTTACTAAATTAACAGAAGAGTTTCCCGAACGATGTGAAATAAAGCTCTATCACACTCCAAACTTACGTGGtctcaagaaaagaatagtTCCCAAAAGGTTTAATGAGGGTTGGGGTCTCCAACATATGAAAATTTATGGAGCAGATGATTCCTTAATAATTAGTGG TGCAAACTTGTCAAGAGACTACTTTACCAATCGTAAGGATCGTTACTATCTTTTCCATGACAGCAATTTGtctgattttttctttcacgTTCATAAAACATTTGCAGGATTGTCATTTGACTGCTTGCCTAGTAATCGTGAACTTTTGTCAACAACAGCGGAGAGCCTTCCATGTCGGTTTCGACTGGAGTGGAACAATGATGTTCCTAATCCTTTAACCAACTTGACTGGCTTTATAAAGGAAGCTTCTAATAGACTTCAACATCTCTTAAGCAGAAGTCAAGATCACACTTCTGAAAGAGATTATACTAGACCCCTTACCTCAGCGTACGGGACCAGCGTCACGGAAAATGAtcaaaatgtaaacaaaccaataGAAAACAATTCGTGTGAACGAACTGCTATTGTGTATCCCCTTTTTCAGTGTATGCCTGTGCTGACAGATCAAGTACAGTCCACCGAAGATAAAGTGTTGGATTTACTAGGAAACACCATCATGAACGAAAAGGTTGAATGGACATTGACAGCTGGTTATTTTAATGTATACCCGGAGCTACGAAGACAATTGTTGAAAAGTAAGGGACCGGGAGAAGCAATTGTTGCTTCGCAACAGGCTAACGGGTTTTACAAATCAAAGGGACCCTCGCATATGATTCCACCTGCCTATCAATACATTGCTGAGAAATTTTTACTTGATGCCATtcgaatgaaaaaagatataaaTGTCTTACAATGGCAGAGGCCAGGGCATACATATCATGCTAAAG GCTTTTGGTTTACCTATCCTGGGAGACCTTTTCCGTTTTTAACTACAATAGGATCGTCAAACTATACAAGTCGGTCTCGAATATTGGATTTGGAGGCAACTTTAGTGATCATGACACAAAATCAGCAACTTCAATcttcatttcaaaaagaacacCAGTTAATTCGGCAACATGCCAAACCTATGGGATCTTGCAATCTGGAAAAGGTCCCACTGTATGTAAAGGCATTGGCATCCCTTTTACGAAAGAAACTCTAA
- the toc1 gene encoding Tor complex Tor2 interacting protein 1, protein MPLQVSFGDGLSCNCLNLRILGIPNDAKHKWVSVPGDLIRIKLYSLSQIHHIEGKSIIACKGCRISLFVVNRLVHDLKYYLKENEHNNVDIYIYEVAKYLSTFKDPKTVSQFGIRMDMLSSGQDIGMEDQILLNKTQMDPEIDELFKNLVLERKKENRQTLLSFLRSQQDSYEEYTKELEWDAFCLKRNSLHEAKIQYEGEIKAFMPLSREKKPNVVKSETEHSRHTQRSKPKKQVAFTDKFEVICSDGKQPSKPVNQEHDQVKALAHQFEKSLPDEESGSLKYEQAEKSDYNSNEELAFDISFSDLNEDGVLETIPPGDTSELDALTSDKHSKDTDFPMDLDSSFSESFPMAIQSSSYTERTPSSSISSDSSFEAPTASFIDRKERWLRMLHKADEHSRSVHARSMGYNLANDDPNLITSYKHSFLSHGWKSLN, encoded by the exons ATGCCTCTTCAAGTCTCTTTTGGAGATGGTTTAAGCTGTAATTGTTTAAATTTAAGGATTCTGGGAATCCCAAATGACGCGAAGCACAAATGGGTTTCTGTTCCCGGCGACCTTATTCGAATT AAATTATATAGCCTCTCACAAATCCATCACATTGAAGGAAAGTCGATAATTGCTTGCAAAGGATGCCgtatttctctttttgtcgTGAATAGATTGGTACACGATTTGAAGTATTAtctcaaagaaaatgaacataATAATGTCGATATTTACATTTATGAAGTAGCAAAGTACCTCTCTACCTTCAAAGATCCGAAAACTGTATCTCAGTTTGGAATTCGCATGGACATGCTGAGTTCAGGTCAAGACATTGGAATGGAAGACCAAATACTGTTGAATAAGACCCAAATGGACCCTGAAATTGATGAGCTTTTCAAGAACCTCGTTTTAGAAcgaaagaaggaaaatcGACAAACATTGTTGTCATTTCTTCGTTCACAACAAGATTCTTATGAAGAGTATACGAAAGAGCTTGAGTGGgatgctttttgtttgaaacGTAATTCCTTGCATGAAGCCAAAATTCAGTACGAGGGCGAGATAAAGGCTTTTATGCCTTTATctagagaaaaaaagccGAACGTTGTAAAGTCTGAAACAGAACACTCTCGTCACACTCAAAGAAGTAAACCGAAGAAGCAAGTTGCATTCACAGACAAATTTGAAGTGATCTGTTCTGACGGTAAGCAACCTAGTAAACCGGTTAATCAAGAACACGACCAAGTAAAGGCACTTGCACATCAATTTGAGAAAAGCTTGCCAGATGAAGAAAGCGGAAGCTTAAAATATGAACAAGCAGAGAAAAGTGACTATAATTCGAATGAAGAACTTGCATTCGATATAAGTTTTAGCGATTTGAACGAGGATGGTGTGCTTGAAACTATTCCTCCCGGTGACACAAGTGAGTTAGACGCCCTGACCTCAGACAAGCATTCAAAAGACACCGATTTTCCTATGGatttggattcttctttttctgaaagCTTCCCAATGGCAATACAATCTTCCAGCTATACGGAACGCACCCCTTCGTCAAGTATTAGCTCtgattcttcctttgaagCACCAACGGCGTCATTTATTGACCGTAAAGAGAGATGGCTGCGTATGTTGCACAAGGCGGACGAGCATAGTCGCAGCGTACATGCTAGGAGTATGGGCTATAATCTAGCTAATGATGATCCAAATCTTATAACCTCTTATAAACATTCTTTCTTATCACATGGCTGGAAGAGCTTAAACTAA
- the rad60 gene encoding DNA repair protein, SUMO-related Rad60: MQEEDDDLAFFAKPIKKPPLNLAKRLSHSLSDSDENSDPEPSVEEPPLKQIRSESRNPPGTSTLMSTETEPTVSSTLPSAASPRRNEDDPLNSVQHSVDSENAPHPYATRTATSILRSNSFNTVDTPPPTPFLDVDFNKRLQELDRQVKEFQNVSKDQADTDVSLPLRDTSSSKDPDTAASTGLRTHSLPQTDSSNLTPEDPLASPQRDHVPVILQLAVIGQKVPGSTMFLPTDWESPLLFKVKSNQQFRRVRNAYTMRKRVQDVVFVFQNRKLWDFGTPKGAGMLKIDTRLVIHAFHKVDYELLQQQRAQEEAKLFSREEPKEIPLKRIISILVRPKKGQDVHLSIPVDTSVKDITRKYCNQTEIPFHEGIRLEFEGDWLDPKDNLENLEIEDEDQINILI; the protein is encoded by the exons ATGCAGGAGGAAGATGATGATTTAGCATTTTTTGCAAAACCAATAAAAAAGCCGCCTTTGAATTTGGCCAAAAGGTTAAGCCATTCTTTGTCAGACTCGG ATGAAAACTCGGATCCAGAGCCCTCTGTCGAAGAGCCTCCTTTAAAGCAAATTCGTTCTGAAAGTAGAAACCCCCCTGGGACGTCCACTTTGATGAGTACGGAAACGGAGCCCACTGTTTCGTCTACTTTACCTTCTGCTGCTTCTCCAAGGAGAAATGAAGATGACCCATTGAACAGCGTACAGCACTCAGTGGACTCGGAGAATGCACCACACCCTTATGCGACAAGAACTGCAACTTCTATTCTTCGAAGCAACAGTTTCAACACCGTTGATACACCACCTCCAACGCCTTTCCTCGATGTTGACTTTAATAAACGACTTCAAGAGCTAGATCGTCAGGTGAAAGAGTTTCAAAACGTATCAAAGGATCAAGCGGATACTGATGTAAGTCTTCCCTTACGTGATACTAGCTCTTCCAAGGATCCCGATACTGCTGCTTCTACCGGACTGAGAACTCATAGCCTACCGCAAACAGACTCCTCCAACCTGACTCCAGAGGACCCCCTTGCCTCACCACAAAGAGACCATGTACCAGTAATATTACAGCTGGCTGTAATCGGACAAAAGGTCCCTGGAAGTACCATGTTCCTACCAACGGATTGGGAGTCACCACTTCTTTTTAAGGTAAAATCCAACCAGCAATTCCGTCGCGTCCGAAATGCCTACACGATGAGAAAGCGCGTTCAAGACGTTGTATTTGTGTTCCAAAATCGGAAACTTTGGGACTTTGGGACTCCTAAAGGCGCTGGAATGCTAAAAATCGACACTCGGTTAGTGATTCATGCCTTTCACAAAGTTGACTATGAGCTTCTACAGCAGCAAAGGGctcaagaagaagcaaaacttttttcaCGCGAAGAGCCAAAAGAAATCCCATTGAAACGAATTATATCTATATTAGTTCGACCAAAAAAAGGACAGGATGTCCACCTTTCGATACCAGTAGATACTTCGGTAAAAGATATTACTCGAAAGTATTGTAATCAAACAGAGATTCCATTTCATGAAGGCATACGACTAGAATTTGAAGGAGATTGGTTAGATCCAAAGgacaatttggaaaatctAGAAATCGAGGACGAGGATCAAATTAATATCctaatttaa
- the rpl35A02 gene encoding 60S ribosomal protein L35A, with the protein MPAQGHRLYVKAKHLSYQRSKHHIQPNTSLVKVEGCDSKEDAQFYLGKRICFVYKCNKPIRGSKIRVIWGTVSRVHGNSGVVRARFVHNLPPKTFGASLRVMLYPSNI; encoded by the exons ATGCCTGCCCAAGGACACAGATTATACGTTAAAGCCAAGCACTTGTCTTACCAACGCAGTAAGCACCACATTCAACCAAACACATCTTTGGTTAAGGTGGAGGGCTGCGACTCCAAGGAAGATGCTCAATTTTACTTGGGTAAGCGcatttgctttgtttacaagtGCAACAAACCTATCCGTGGATCTAAGATCCGTGTCATCTGGGG TACCGTTTCTCGTGTTCACGGAAACTCTGGTGTAGTTCGTGCTCGCTTTGTTCACAACCTTCCTCCCAAGACCTTTGGTGCATCCCTTCGCGTCATGCTTTACCCTTCTAACatctaa